One segment of Thunnus thynnus chromosome 19, fThuThy2.1, whole genome shotgun sequence DNA contains the following:
- the chsy3 gene encoding chondroitin sulfate synthase 3, whose translation MALKSRRPWTTVIFGVFLGFTASSWLIVPQVLESKRKKSPVCTYYSDSAVGRVPDILGSTAAIKHRDSPQRSQEEDRIFGAGNSSGDNGRPITRPKHFLYVGVMTAKKYLGTRAVAAYNTWAHSVPGKVEFFSSSGSGTVHVPVPVPVVSLAGVDDSYPPQKKSFMMLKYIHDHYLDKYEWFMRADDDVYIRGEKLELFLRSLNSSKPLYLGQTGLGTAEELGRLALEPGENFCMGGPGMIFSREVLRRMVPHISTCLKEMYTTHEDVEVGRCVRRFGGTQCVWSYEMQQLFYENYEQNKKGFIEELHSSKIHNAITLHPNKRPAYQYRLHNFMLSREISRLRYHTIMLHREGLTMTHLSDTEVLWEDQQLGAPPSYMRYQPIERNDVIEWDFLTGRHIYSAVENKMARQNLGNSLRTALEDIILQVMEMINENSKTRGRVIDFKEIQYGYYRVDPMHGAEYILDLLLLYKKHKGRKITVPVRRHAYLQQSFSRPFFTETEELDVAELVAAINSESQSLSFLSNSLKFLSPFQFYESTREMWEQSQRKVNILVPLSGRYDIFVRFMENFEKVCLIPKQNVKLSVILVDNENSLNRGKHIQLIKDYNKKYPKADLSVIPMTGNFSRGLALELGSSQLDNDTLLFFCDVDLIFNGDALQRCRDNAVQGQQVYFPVVFSQYNPKIVYAEKAPRENQFVLTKKGGFWRDYGFGITCVFKSDLLKAGGFDTSILGWGLEDVDLFTKVINSGLKVLRSQEPGIVHIYHPVHCNSSLEQKQHKMCLGSRASTYASSMQLAELWLEKHIEVGYNRTSS comes from the exons ATGGCTCTGAAATCAAGGAGACCGTGGACGACCGTGATTTTCGGCGTCTTTCTCGGATTCACCGCGTCCTCTTGGCTTATTGTACCCCAGGTTCTGGAAAGTAAAAGGAAGAAATCTCCCGTGTGTACGTACTACAGTGACTCCGCCGTCGGCAGAGTGCCTGACATTCTCGGGAGTACCGCGGCTATCAAGCACCGGGACAGCCCGCAGCGCAgtcaggaggaggacaggataTTCGGTGCGGGGAACAGTAGCGGAGATAACGGCAGACCCATAACACGGCCCAAGCATTTCCTCTATGTCGGAGTGATGACAGCTAAAAAGTATCTGGGGACTCGTGCCGTGGCCGCGTACAACACCTGGGCGCATTCAGTGCCCGGAAAGGTGGAGTTCTTCTCTAGCTCTGGGTCCGGCACCGTCCACGTGCCCGTCCCCGTCCCTGTGGTGTCGCTGGCAGGTGTGGACGACTCCTACCCGCCACAGAAGAAGTCATTCATGATGCTGAAGTACATCCACGACCACTACCTGGATAAATATGAGTGGTTCATGCGGGCAGATGACGATGTTTATATAAGAG GTGAGAAGCTGGAGTTGTTCCTGCGGTCACTGAACAGCAGTAAGCCTCTTTACCTCGGCCAGACAGGCCTCGGCACAGCGGAGGAGTTGGGCAGGCTGGCTCTAGAACCTGGAGAGAACTTCTGCATGGGTGGCCCAGGGATGATCTTCAGCAGAGAGGTGCTACGCAGGATGGTGCCTCACATCAGTACCTGTCTTAAGGAGATGTACACCACCCATGAGGATGTGGAAGTGGGCCGCTGTGTGCGGCGTTTTGGAGGaacacagtgtgtgtggtcATATGAG ATGCAGCAGCTCTTCTATGAGAACtatgaacaaaacaagaaaggTTTCATTGAAGAACTGCACAGTAGCAAGATCCACAACGCCATTACACTCCACCCTAACAAAAGGCCTGCCTACCAGTACCGACTCCACAACTTCATGCTGAGCCGTGAGATCTCAAGGCTGCGTTACCACACCATTATGCTCCACCGCGAAGGCCTGACTATGACTCACCTCAGTGACACAGAAGTGCTGTGGGAGGACCAACAGCTCGGAGCCCCACCCTCCTACATGCGCTATCAGCCCATTGAGAGAAATGATGTCATTGAGTGGGATTTCCTGACTGGCCGCCATATTTATTCTGCTGTTGAGAACAAGATGGCCCGACAAAACCTTGGGAACTCACTGCGGACTGCACTAGAAGACATTATACTCCAGGTCATGGAAATGATTAATGAAAATTCTAAAACACGTGGCCGTGTGATTGACTTTAAAGAGATTCAGTATGGCTACTACAGAGTGGATCCAATGCATGGAGCAGAGTACATCTTGGACTTACTGCTTCTGTACAAGAAACATAAGGGACGCAAAATAACAGTGCCTGTGAGGCGGCATGCTTACCTTCAGCAGTCCTTTAGCCGACCCTTCTTTACTGAAACTGAAGAGTTAGATGTGGCTGAACTCGTGGCTGCCATCAACTCTGAATCCCAATCCCTGTCTTTCCTATCCAACTCTCTGAAGTTCTTGTCACCTTTCCAGTTCTATGAGTCAACCAGGGAAATGTGGGAGCAAAGCCAGAGGAAGGTCAACATCCTCGTCCCACTGTCTGGTCGCTATGACATCTTTGTCCGCTTTATGGAGAACTTTGAGAAAGTGTGTTTGATACCCAAACAAAATGTTAAGCTCTCCGTCATTCTAGTGGACAATGAAAATAGTCTGAACAGAGGAAAACACATTCAGTTAATCAAAGACTATAACAAGAAGTATCCCAAAGCTGATCTGTCTGTGATTCCTATGACAGGCAACTTTTCACGAGGGCTTGCTCTGGAGCTGGGCTCCTCACAGCTTGATAATGACACTCTACTCTTCTTCTGCGATGTTGATCTTATCTTCAATGGCGATGCCTTGCAACGCTGCAGAGACAACGCTGTGCAAGGGCAACAGGTCTATTTCCCTGTTGTCTTTAGTCAGTACAACCCCAAGATAGTGTATGCTGAGAAGGCCCCAAGAGAAAACCAATTTGTGCTCACCAAGAAAGGTGGTTTCTGGCGAGATTATGGCTTTGGAATCACTTGTGTTTTCAAGAGTGATCTGTTAAAAGCCGGAGGATTTGACACCTCAATCCTAGGCTGGGGATTGGAAGACGTAGACTTGTTCACAAAAGTTATTAATTCTGGTTTAAAAGTATTACGCAGTCAAGAACCCGGGATTGTTCACATTTATCACCCTGTCCACTGCAACTCTAGTCTTGAGCAGAAGCAACACAAAATGTGCCTTGGGTCAAGAGCAAGTACGTATGCATCGTCAATGCAGTTAGCAGAGCTGTGGCTGGAAAAACACATAGAGGTAGGGTATAACAGAACTTCATCCTGA